GGATGACATCCCGGTTAACCGGGAGAGTCCCGACTTTGACGCTTGTGTCCAGGCAGATTTCGccagccccattgttttgtcccactGTTTACGCAGGTCCCGTcctggttgtgtttttttatttttttatttttgtccagtCGGCAAGCCAATGTGTTTGGCCCTGCCATGTGTATgccaatcacacagttgtcattcATACGAGTAACCTAAGATCTAATCGCGCATTTTCGTCATACCGTAACAAGAAATACTTCCTGCTTCCACATTTAAGAATCGTGGGAAAAAAGGTCTGATTATTGTGAGtgcattgacttgtttagcgctgctgaactgtcaaccaagatagcatttaacACAACCACTGGTCCTGGTGAGAATTTGTTCTATATTTAATTTTCATCTAAATTGCAGTGAGCccctttttaattttgaaaatctggtcaccctacttTTGTCTTTGACATGATAGTGATTTGGCCACTGCGGTTCTTTTCCACTGATTTCAGCTATCTTAGCTGATCATGTCATTGGCTAAGAAACTGGGTTTCTTAgtgtgggaaaatgaagcttcatgaaacatttgtgatatatttttactgctttaaattcCATTGCgctagcctttatctttaaactatgagcaccatctagaggagtcaaaaatattgcaagCGTTTCATTTTCTCATCACTATAGTTCTCCACTGTGCCACCACAAAAAAGCAGAAACCAAGTGTACCTTGGTGTTGCGTTGACGGGACTTGATGCTGGTCTCAACGCAGAGGTAGAAGGTCGCGATGCACTTTCCCTCTAGTCTCGTTCCATCCAGCAGCGGCAGGAGGTGCTGCAGATCCGACGCCGTCTTCCCCTGCATGCAGTCGGCGCTGTCCGACAAACTGCGAGCAAAATCGTCCGGGTCCAGAGATGCGATGAAAGGCTCCACCAGCTCCAGCGTGCCAGATTTCACCACCTCCTTCTCGATTTCTCTGTTGGCCGCCAAGACGGTGACGGCCAGGCAGGCGTGGAAGCGGATGAGTTCGTCCTCTTTGGAGAAAGCCAGAGGGAAGAGCCATTCGGCGGCCTGTTTTTCGATCATCCATCTCTGGCAGCGGTGGCCTCCGTACATAGCGCAGTTGGCCAAAGCCACGGCGCAGTGACGCAGCACGGTGGGGTCCGTGCCTCTGCACCAGTAAAGCAGAGCATCAAGGGCGCCGTTGGTGATGAGGTGCACGGATGTCTCCTCGGTGTGTTTGAACATGTGCTCCAAGATTCCTGACACGCTGCGAGCCAGTTGGGCATCTTCTTGCTGCCGAGTCAGGTTGAGGATGACCCCCAATCCCAGGCGGGCTACGTAATCTCTGGCAGAAAGAATTGCATTAGTATTACATACTCTATTGGAGTTTAGCTAAAATAAGAAGACCATGAACACAATATTAGAATCTTctgtgttaactcattcactgccattgacggctatagacgtcaaacattcatttgaactatttctattagtttaacattttttccacttttgttaacaagagtatgaaaacctaaggaaaaaaaatattgaccatttagaccagatataaaaattttgattaatcgtgagttaactattaaagtcaggtgattaactacaattaaaaaatgtaattgcctgacgccctaatttttaataatcttttctttttttaaataatctttttttcaaaaaagaaaagattattaaaaattagctcatcaggcgattaaaagttttaattgtaattaaattgaatcgcctgacgccctaattaaaaaaaatattttctttttttaaataattttttttcaaaaaagaaaagattattaaaaattaactcgtcaggcgattaaaagttttaattgtaattaatcgcatgacttagtGAGTTAACTCGCGACTAATCTTAAAAaagttatatctgttctaaatgtacaataaaaacttttttctaggttttcaaactcttgttgacaaaagtgaaaaaatgtaaaactaatagaaatagttcaaatgattttttgatgtctaaagccatcaatggcagtgaatgagttaaaaaaaaaaaaaggccagttgGTGGACTGTATACTTGGTGGGTTTGCTGTCACGTTATTGTCCTATGGGTCTGCTGAGTGCCTTTTATAAAAtgttcttaaaggggaagtcaatcttaaacatttcttgacaataattaatgtgacctcactagtctaaacttgacattctaattaatattacatttttggaatatgagttatgaaacaaaatccagccgtttttatccatctcagggctcaggcaacgaccaatcacagctcacctgttttctgaagctgagctgtgattggttgttacctgagcactgagcaactgtgatgtcattttcacttgacagaaagtggcaaaatggccgcctctgttattgataaaaactgctggattttgctacttaacttaTATTcaactaatgcaatattaaccaatatACCATATGTAGACTAGTTTGGCTGCTTAGaacttattattgtcaagaaattttggggggtttgacttccccaaaaatttaaatctgAATGTTTTTAAGGCTAAATTTAAAACATGTGTGCATATCAGCAAAACTAGactgagttgatttttgtttaaaaaaaagtgatttgatttgttatttttttcttgtccatccatccatctattcatccattcatccattttccgtACCGTATTAACTTTAAAAAGTTCTGATTATGTACTTTATATATGACAGTATTCTAACTACGTGAAGCAGTTTGTGACTTCTCTCAGTGAAAACTGCTACCTGTGTATAAATAAACTTACTTCCCTTTAAGCACTTCACTAAATGGCTTGCACTTCCTGAATTTTACCTGACCCACTTTATCGcacctgttttatttttatttattttttaatgcttttgtatatgcttttgcactttttttgaTGCACATTATTGTCTGTCTGATGTAATgtctctctgttttttttttaacacacacacaatggaaCCAGCCAAAATCTAATGAGAACCAATGTAAGAACTCTATTGAACATTCTACCTTTACAAAGATACAGTTTTGCACTATAAGAGGTacatattcatttattattgtggCTTCTCTGTGACTACCCTGAGAAGCAAAGCTGTACAGAAAATGGACGGCTGGTTGCATAGATTGATTGATggactgtttttttatttccggGATGCACAGGGACAGGAAGTTCTTCTGGAATTACACGTCTGACgcatcttgtgtgtgttttcttctcCATGCTGGCCTACAGCCACTTTCATAATCACATCAGCTGTGATAGATCATCTTTATCATGGAGGAATGAACAATCTCAGCTAGAAACTTAAAATGGAGAAGtgacatttttacacttttggtaGATTCTGATGGAGGAAGAATGTGAGTCTACTGTGGTAATAATAGATAGATTAGTGTATGCTGTACCTGAGCGGGGTTCAAATGAAACTAGTTGCAGATAAGAGTATGTCTGTAAAAGGTCAATATTGGCTGATAACATTGTGCAAGTTTGCATTCTTTATGTGTGAATTGCTGGTTTAattaatgtttacatttattttattttatttttaatgaactgattttccaaaaatgaatgaattaattattgacattgctatttaatataattatcattattttctGGCATGCCATTAATATTTACCAATacagctttttattttaaattctattttgaAACCTCCATGTGATGTAATGTGGAGTAAGCACATTTTTCAACAAGTATTGGCTGTTACATTGCATGACACAAGCTCTTCTTCCTGCGATGTAAGCCAATAGGCCTACACGATGTGTTCATTATTTGTCTTATGAGTAtgcattttgtttaataaaagtgTGATTTTGTTTGCAGTGGTGCAGAAGCACTCCATCATTGTGGTAGGTGTTAATATGCCTTGCTACATGTGAGCTTTCTCAGGAGTGCATTTTTAGACATTCTCAGACAACtgttactgtatatactgtataacgtGTGTCTTACTTATTATATATGGTGCTATTATGTTTCGATTTTTGAAAGTTGGACCCAAATTGTGTTGTATTTGCGCcatataatgaaaataaagacgTTCTGTTCTATTTCTATTCTAGGACAATTTTGCATCATCTAGTTCCAGCTCCTCTATTGGGTGATAAGGTGCAAGTGTACCGTATTGGCCGCAGAGTGGTCCATACCTGTTCTCTGCAACCAGTATCTGCTCCAGTAGTTTAGCGGACTCATAGGTGATCTCCACAGTAGGTGTCTGCTGGAGCTGCAGCAGGAGTTCCAGGCCTCCATCCAACCGGATCCTGTTGCATATCTCTTCGGCCACCTGACGCCCGACGGCGGGTAGAACCCAGGCCTCTTCTACCAGCTGGTAGATCTCCGCGATGGCTCCGCGCATCTCGTCGGAATCGGACGTTTCCTTAGCGCGTTTGAGCCGCTGGATGGCGGAACGCAGCGCGGGGAGAGAGCCGTCCAGAGCCGCTTGCACGTCGGCGTGGATCCCCGGAGACACCGCTCTGGGCTGCTCGGCCCCGGAGCCGCTCCTCCCTCGCTGGAGCCGGCTGACGTATTCGGGCACCGTGAGGCGGTCTGAGCTGAACATGACGGACAAGTGTCTGTAGAGCCTCCACAGGAAGAAGGTGAGAGAAAAGAGCATCTACCGGCAGAAGCAACGGTGACTGTCTTTGTTTACAAGAGCATCAGATTGGCTGACGAACGTGTTCGGTCGAGTTGGTTAATAGCAAACAAACAAGGCCTCTGGTATTAATCCCAAGTGACAACTCCCTCCAAATTATTAAATGATCAACTCTCCATCGATGTGTCCTAAATCcgccaatatttaaaataaacataacatcATCAGAAGCTGGCATGCAAATGAAGCATCAAACACACAGCAGTTCCTTTTGTCTCTTCCTGGTGTCAAGTCTGTTCACCACACTTTCTCACTCCGACTCGCGCTTTGTATGTTCTTGTCAAAAGAATcagatcaaaaaataaataaacatacaccGCTGCTCCAGTTACAGAAAATGACTTGTCACTGCATTGGCATCGGTCAGCAGGACTCAGCAGCATCCGCGAGCTGCTGGCCTGTCCGCTGCATCCTCCGGAGACTTGCTCAGGTTGCACTTTGCACCGCCCGCCGCTCGCGGAAACAACCGGGACGTAGCTTCTACTAAAATAAGCAGCCCCTCCTCTCCTCGACTGCATCGTAGCAGCTAGCTGGTTGTGTTGGAAACAACAAGTAGGCTGGCCCTCTTCTGGACGCACCAGCATAtacaatatctatctatctatctatctatctatctatctatctatctatctatctatctatctatctatctatctatctatctatctatctatctatctatctatctatctatctatctatctatctatctatctatctatctatctatctatctatctatctatctatctatctatctatctatccttaTGGTTGGGCAActtgtaatttaaaatactaaatccataaattatatataaaggcatatttttacatgtacaatttttaaataattctaatattaaataaatatgataattaattagttaaatatttgtttacagTAAATTATACAGTAGGCCTACATAAATTAATAGATAATACATTTTGATGTattcaaaaatattgttttatttattgttatataaaCACTAGAACTAAATACACGTATGATCCAAATTGGGGTCAACTTTAATTGATATCACTTTGTACTATGCTAACCGTCACTATAGACTCTGATGGTGTTGCCAGGCACATTGTGACTAAAAATGTATAAGCCATCAATTATCAATAATTGATCTGGTAAAATATgatgtttttttactttcctcACCTATCTTTACCAATACTGCATAGAGATAGAATTTAGGCCTCATTCAAGAAATAAGTAAGAACTATTATGTTGATAACAAAAAGTGCATGGCTAAGAGACTCCAAACCTATAACAAAAGTAGGATTTTAAACAACGTGTTGCTCAAATGTGATCTTTGTATTGATCTCCTTCTCTGTGTTTCTCCGTTTATTTACCCAAGCAGAAAGAATGCTGCAAACTTGGCAAAAGCAAACCCCGGAAGTGGGGTGACTGACACATGTTTCTAATGATTGGGAGCACACAGTCCATCGTTTCCATCTCATTCTGTCCTCTCCCACTGCAGAGGAAACATGAGGCGGTGGGCCGTGCTGCTCCTTGCTCTCGTCGCTCGAACCTTAGCGGCAGACGGTGAGTACAAGcacaatttacatttacaattcaAATAAAAGATGGTGAATATAAAATTTAGAGGagattatactgtatgtattgccCAGCAATTGGCTGCCGAAATACGCCTCTACACTGTCAGATGGAATTAATTATCTTTGTTGTTCTGCTTTGTAGTCAAGCAGAACAGCAGCCATTTTAAACAGTAGGCtttgattatcaaaataaataaaaccatgatacttttaaaaaagaatGTGATCTCTAACATTATAGGTAAATAATTTGGTATATATGGAGAAGTACATGTACAGTAAGATGGTCGGagtaagtgtgcacaccctaaaatagtttttttgtttattttgtttttcaaatccatGCCAGACATGAATGCTTTTCTTAGACAGAACAGTGAAGTGGTTCCCTTGTCTGACTTATTTGCAGGTTCAGTTCCTAGTACTCAGTAGCCACTTGTAATCGGGTTATGGCAGCTCACTTGGAATTTGACAGTATTATACAGAAAGTTATAGTCTTACACTAAAGTACGATCGTCTTATGGAATCAATTTTTAACTCTCTGGCCTGACTGCCAAGCGTCAAGACAGCGAGGCACCATTCATCACTTGGCCAATAGCAGATAGTGAAGACGTTGAAGTCTGACGGTGGCGACATCAACATGTGACAAGTCAGGATCAAGCAAAACACAGCtagatttttttacaaaaaaattcctCCTGAGGGCTATGGATCTAAGACTGGAACAAAGGTTTACCTTCCAATAATCCTAAACACACAGGCCAGATAACAAAGGAATGATTCAAGGACAAGTCTGTGAATGTCCTCAAGTAACCCAAACCCTTTCGAAAGTTTTTTCaaggccttgttttttttttctcatcagataactgtgtatgtgtgtgttgactTTCTGTAGAATAGTAACGTGACTTCTTCTCGCCCTCAGAGTCCTGCATGGGCCGCTGTGAGAATGGCTTTGACTCGGAGAAGAAGTGCCAGTGCGACACCATGTGCAAGTACTACAAAAGCTGCTGCATCGACTTTGAGGCCACTTGTGGCATGATGAGTACGACTCCCCTCTTGTGGTGTCACTGAGCTAAGCTATAATATTGAATAAttgaaaaagaacatttttactctcttcccTCAGCTCGCGGAGACACATTCGAATTGGCGGAAGACGATGAGGATTATCTTGAAAGTACCACGCCATCCGCGCCTTTTGTCCGTCCCACTCTGCTGCCTTTCTCTGACTTTGTCCTCAGACCACAACAGCGACCAGAAGCCACATTAGAAATGAATAAACCCCCGCCAAGAACCACCTTGCTACCATCAGTAAACCCCACAAACAGCGCTAAAGACAGTGTTACCGCGAGGCCTCCGAGAGTCACCGTCCCACCATCAGTAAAGCCTCCCATTAGCACCAACATCAATAACGCAGCAGCTCAGACAACCGCACCTCCTCCTACTACACCTGCAACCACACCCGGCACCACTGCAGTTCCTGACCCTGATGCTGAGACGTGCAGCGGCAGGCCCTTTGACGCGTTCATGCAATTGAAGAATGGCTCCATCTTCGCCTTCAGAGGTGACTGGCGCCGCTCTCTTTTCATATTCAAACCTTTATTAGATTTTTGAGCAGAGGCAGTGATTCAAGAGTAAATAGAGATAGAACATTAAAAAGTGGGTTCAGCTCGGCCTCACAAGTGTATCCGAATTGCTCCACTCACCCTCGCTCATATTTACTGTATAGATCTATCTTGCGTGAAAAAGGGGAATTGAGCTTTGAAATTCAGCTTCGGCGTTGGCTCCTTTTGCTCTCAGTTCCTTTCAACCTTCATCTCCCACACCAGGTATCTGCTCACAACTGCAGTTCCTGTCAACAATCCTAAAAGAAAGAATTCCCTAATTGCCCAAAAGGGGGTTACCAATAAGACATGAAAGGCGCGAGGCATCTACCCACACACTCTGGCCGTGAACAATTATCTATGATTATGAGCCGTGAACTGAACGAGTGGAGCATGTGAAAAATGAGTCGGCAACTGGAGCTTTTCAAGCGTTTTTAAgagatatatattttaaaaaatctaatctgAGGAACTGAGCAGTAAACAGTCACTTGAACTTGAGTGGGGTTTTTTTGTGAGATCAGTGCCCGATTGTTCAAAGCACGGTCtgaatatggtattctggttaatattgcgttagtggaatacgagttaaatccagccgtttttatgcatctcagagggtggccattttgacacttgctgtggACCGAAGATGAGCTCCGGCAACAACCACTcacagcgcacctgttttctgaagctgagctgtgattggttgtttcctgagacctgagcaacattgatgtcatcttcagttgacagcaagtggcaaaatggccgccccctgagatggatggattttgcttcataactcttattccacatttgtaatattaatcagaatgtcgtgtttagactagtgaggtcacatataacatattattgtcaagaaatgttcaaagttgactttccctttaaggaGATTTAACCGACTGTTAACTTTCATGGCACCGTTCATGGcattttattgtaaagacaattcCTCGTATTTGTTTGTAGGTCAGTACTTTTTTGAACTGGACCAGAACACGGTACTTCCTGGCTATCCCAAGCTCATAAAGGACGTGTGGGGCATCAGCGGGCCCATCGATGCCGCTTTCACCAGGGTCAATTGCCACGGGAAGACGTACATATTTAAGGTACGCAAACGTGGACCCCAAGTAGAACTTTCAACATTTGCTAAaatatctcattcactgccattgacggctacagatgtcaaaaattattttcaatttcaattagtttagcatttttcccacttttgttaacaagagtatggaaacctagagggaaaaaaatggtacatttagaacagatatataaaatttgtgattaattgtgagttaactagtgcaatcatgcgattaattacggggaaaaaattacgcccctaatttttataaatcttttctttttttggaaaa
The genomic region above belongs to Vanacampus margaritifer isolate UIUO_Vmar chromosome 5, RoL_Vmar_1.0, whole genome shotgun sequence and contains:
- the sarm1 gene encoding NAD(+) hydrolase SARM1, whose translation is MLFSLTFFLWRLYRHLSVMFSSDRLTVPEYVSRLQRGRSGSGAEQPRAVSPGIHADVQAALDGSLPALRSAIQRLKRAKETSDSDEMRGAIAEIYQLVEEAWVLPAVGRQVAEEICNRIRLDGGLELLLQLQQTPTVEITYESAKLLEQILVAENRDYVARLGLGVILNLTRQQEDAQLARSVSGILEHMFKHTEETSVHLITNGALDALLYWCRGTDPTVLRHCAVALANCAMYGGHRCQRWMIEKQAAEWLFPLAFSKEDELIRFHACLAVTVLAANREIEKEVVKSGTLELVEPFIASLDPDDFARSLSDSADCMQGKTASDLQHLLPLLDGTRLEGKCIATFYLCVETSIKSRQRNTKIFQEIGAVQSLKRIVMYSSNGTACSLAKRALRMMGEEVPKRILSSVPNWKTCEVQTWLQQVGFSAFCDRFQELQVDGDLLLNITEQELSTDLGMTAGLCRKRFLRDLRVLKTYANYATCDPHNMADWLTEADPRFRQYTYGLVQSGVDRNNIQSLTDQQLLQDCHILNGVHRAKILAVSRKPLRPCNTDAQPAGPDVFISYRRTTGSQLASLLKVHLQVRGFSVFIDVEKLEAGKFEDKLIQSVQRARNFILVLSANALDKCMGDAAMKDWVHKEIVTALGGKKNIVPVTDNFVWPDPMSLPEDMRSILNFNGIKWSHEYQEASIEKILRFLKGNQDLLDSSKEQKKK